A DNA window from Fragaria vesca subsp. vesca linkage group LG3, FraVesHawaii_1.0, whole genome shotgun sequence contains the following coding sequences:
- the LOC101313284 gene encoding probable cardiolipin synthase 1-like, with protein sequence MAVFRSLRALIRNPKKSRTFLTAAASPISSPTSPRSHISRSFLSPLSNWIVVPFHGPHNGPLFLSFPPWKLSQSATPLYLRRNAAVLEKIEALNFNLLRKKRTTSPPELTSGSDPTVSDRPPLKEAGDDFVNLPNLISMARMVSGPVLGWMIVNEWYSAAMVGLAVSGASDWLDGYVARRMRINSVVGSYLDPLADKVLIGCVALAMVHKDLLHPGLVGIIVLRDVGLVSGAVYERASSLGWKWKSWSDFFNLDATRPQKVEPLFISKVNTVFQLVLVAAALLQPEFGTLETQSYVTYLSWLVASTTLASTAAYGAQHLRKSASVARKC encoded by the exons ATGGCGGTATTCCGATCCCTCAGAGCCCTAATTCGAAACCCTAAAAAATCCAGAACCTTCCTCACCGCCGCCGCCTCACCAATCTCCTCCCCCACCTCTCCTCGCTCTCACATCTCCCGATCCTTCCTCTCTCCCCTCTCCAATTGGATCGTCGTCCCCTTCCATGGACCCCACAACGGCCCGCTCTTCCTCTCCTTCCCGCCGTGGAAGCTCTCTCAGTCCGCCACGCCGCTCTACCTCCGCAGAAACGCCGCCGTTTTGGAAAAGATCGAAGCTTTGAACTTCAATCTGCTCCGGAAGAAGAGAACGACCTCCCCGCCCGAATTGACCTCCGGGTCGGATCCGACGGTCTCGGATCGTCCACCGTTGAAGGAAGCCGGCGACGATTTCGTCAATTTGCCTAATTTGATCTCCATGGCTCGAATGGTTTCCGGTCCTGTTCTTGGATG GATGATTGTGAATGAGTGGTATTCAGCTGCAATGGTGGGGCTGGCTGTGTCTGGGGCAAGTGACTGG TTGGATGGGTATGTGGCTAGGAGGATGAGGATTAACTCTGTTGTCGGCTCCTACCTTGATCCCCTTGCAGATAAG GTTCTTATTGGGTGCGTTGCATTGGCGATGGTGCATAAGGATCTTCTTCACC CTGGTCTTGTTGGAATCATTGTGTTGCGAGATGTTGGCCTTGTCAGTGGTGCAGTGTATGAAAGAGCTAGTAGCTTGGGCTGGAAG TGGAAAAGTTGGTCAGATTTCTTCAACCTGGATGCAACCCGTCCCCAGAAGGTGGAACCTCTCTTTATTAGCAAG GTTAACACAGTTTTCCAGTTGGTTTTAGTTGCGGCAGCTCTCCTCCAACCAGAGTTTGGAACATTAGAAACTCAGTCATATGTTACATACTTGAG TTGGTTAGTGGCATCAACAACATTGGCTTCAACTGCAGCATATGGAGCACAACACTTGAGGAAATCGGCATCCGTTGCTCGGAAATGCTGA
- the LOC101313580 gene encoding uncharacterized protein LOC101313580, whose amino-acid sequence MASFAARSMLRSAAARTTTLGSRVASAARPKPAAAPFSIPKQNNNPISHALFRSPVELSCCVESLLPYHSATASALLTSMLSVSQRSYGWTPQGNDDS is encoded by the exons ATGGCCTCATTCGCCGCCAGGTCCATGCTCCGCTCCGCCGCCGCCAGAACCACCACTCTGGGTTCCCGGGTCGCCTCCGCTGCCCGACCCAAACCCGCCGCCGCACCATTCAGCATCCCCAAGCAAAACAACAACCCCATCTCTCACGCCCTTTTCAG GTCGCCTGTGGAGTTGAGCTGCTGCGTGGAGTCGTTACTTCCCTACCACTCTGCCACAGCCTCTGCATTGCTCACTTCCATGCTCTCCGTCTCGCAACGCTCTTACGGTTGGACCCCTCAAG GCAATGATGATTCCTAA
- the LOC101293864 gene encoding chaperone protein ClpB1-like, producing MTEIDVELCMEEFVAKVEVEDQEKLELEYGVEIAPEAVVYACRIIRQYPDAFQFNFRGTLDDSQRAILQIKVVELLDEACLRLRQRFDYSREGEDELEVGEYRLHRALVELGEIEKEREPSTQKWRDRVAKEREELNDVWNTLEIKWLELQASRQRYDIRAREALLLERMREGLVYYLNEERTKENFSWILQWLDEHVTELLYTTRKDFKHELTVSSHVIAVAASLFIDAPPPQLLSDSLLQNPESIRRVIGQDHVLLAVSAALSRQRPPRRPIGSFIFMCGSGCGRTEFAKLLATLVFGKKDMLTEFDLEKYTGPNSVSRLRGVLCSQIEPGKKGELGVKKRHIGVVLFDNVDKAPGTIIDLLTQIIGFGHLVDGNGNTVDFTNTMIIMTTNIGCDQLWPWNCKCADEVQKFPVKEGLFDDAWERNHNSCYLSLLRETKNHFGPQFLEYVDDVIGFRSLSSQQLKAVARLQLRDLALCIIQKGIIIYSSEAALDVIVRRSTWPGDRIKGGEKIRMWLEQNLVPVLFEMISKNEISDLSIMYIEASVQTDQLSFRMEKTGRLLEERDVNQLASLKELRLMYQKEKERAKRIYMLRKFQNKLLASANAGFDHVTHVIQDLVNLIQDLITIPGSIIRSFLDNPKKVAMAALNEDEVRQNKRAKRGTK from the exons ATGACAGAGATTGATGTAGAGCTGTGCATGGAGGAGTTTGTGGCGAAAGTCGAGGTGGAGGATCAGGAGAAGCTGGAGCTGGAGTATGGTGTTGAAATCGCACCAGAGGCCGTGGTGTATGCGTGTCGAATCATTAGGCAGTACCCTGATG CTTTTCAGTTTAATTTTAGAGGAACACTGGATGATAGCCAGAGGGCGATTTTGCAAATAAAGGTAGTGGAGCTTTTGGATGAGGCTTGTTTAAGATTGAGGCAGAGGTTTGACTACTCGAGAGAAGGAGAGGATGAACTAGAGGTTGGGGAGTACAGGCTGCATCGTGCACTTGTTGAGTTGGGTGAGATTGAAAAAGAAAGAGAGCCATCCACCCAAAAGTGGAGGGATCGT GTGGCCAAGGAACGTGAAGAACTAAACGATGTTTGGAACACGTTGGAGATTAAGTGGTTGGAATTACAAGCTTCGCGGCAGAGATATGACATCAGAGCTCGCGAGGCACTTTTGCTGGAAAGGATGCGCGAAGGGCTGGTTTACTATTTAAATGAGGAAAGAACAAAGGAAAATTTCTCCTGGATATTGCAATGGCTTGATGAACATGTGACTGAGCTTTTATATACAACTCGCAAAGATTTTAAGCATGAGCTGACAGTTAGCTCACATGTTATCGCAGTG GCAGCAAGCTTGTTCATTGATGCTCCACCACCACAGTTGCTTTCCGATTCACTACTTCAGAACCCTGAATCAATTAGGAGGGTAATTGGACAAGATCATGTTCTACTTGCAGTCAGTGCTGCTTTATCGAGGCAGAGGCCTCCACGACGCCCTATTGGATCCTTCATCTTCATGTGTGGATCTGGTTGTGGAAGGACAGAATTTGCCAAACTTCTGGCCACTCTTGTCTTTGGTAAGAAAGACATGCTAACTGAGTTTGATCTAGAAAAGTACACAGGACCGAATTCTGTATCACGCCTACGTGGTGTTCTCTGTAG CCAGATTGAGCCAGGCAAGAAGGGAGAGCTAGGTGTTAAGAAGAGGCATATAGGTGTAGTTTTGTTTGACAATGTTGACAAGGCTCCTGGGACTATTATTGACCTTTTGACCCAGATTATAGGCTTTGGTCATCTAGTAGATGGTAATGGGAATACCGTTGACTTCACTAATACGATGATCATCATGACAACAAATATTGGATGTGATCAATTGTGGCCTTGGAATTGCAAATGTGCTGATGAAGTTCAAAAGTTTCCTGTCAAAGAAGGATTATTTGATGATGCATGGGAAAGAAATCATAATTCCTGCTACCTATCACTTCTGAGGGAG ACAAAAAATCATTTTGGACCTCAATTTCTTGAATACGTAGATGATGTGATTGGATTTAGGTCTCTTTCCTCTCAACAGTTGAAGGCTGTTGCTAGGCTCCAGCTGCGGGACCTTGCCTTGTGCATAATCCAGAAAGGCATCATCATTTACTCCTCTGAAGCTGCATTGGATGTTATTGTGCGGAGATCAACTTGGCCCGGAGATCGAATA AAAGGTGGAGAGAAAATAAGGATGTGGCTGGAACAGAACTTGGTCCCTGTGCTCTTTGAGATGATTTCAAAGAATGAGATATCTGATTTATCGATCATGTATATCGAAGCGTCAGTGCAGACGGATCAACTATCTTTCAGAATGGAAAAGACTGGACGTCTATTGGAAGAACGAGACGTTAATCAGTTAGCCTCTTTAAAGGAATTGAGGTTAATGTATCAGAAAGAGAAAGAAAGAGCAAAGAGAATCTACATGCTGAGAAAATTTCAGAACAAATTGTTGGCTAGTGCAAATGCTGGGTTTGATCATGTTACGCATGTTATTCAAGATCTGGTCAATTTAATTCAGGATCTCATTACAATTCCTGGTAGCATCATCAGGTCCTTCCTGGATAATCCTAAAAAG GTGGCAATGGCAGCCTTGAACGAGGATGAGGTTAGGCAGAACAAGAGGGCGAAAAGAGGGACCAAGTGA